The following are from one region of the Melospiza melodia melodia isolate bMelMel2 chromosome 14, bMelMel2.pri, whole genome shotgun sequence genome:
- the ANXA6 gene encoding annexin A6 isoform X2 yields MAPQGKVYRGSVKDFQGFDANQDAEALYNAMKGFGSDKEAILDLITSRSNKQRVEICQAYKSLYGKDLIADLKYELTGKFERLIVSLMRPPAYGDAKEIKDAISGVGTDEKCLIEILASRTNQEIHDLVAAYKDAYGRDLEADIVGDTSGHFKKMLVVLLQGAREEDDVVSEDLVEQDAKDLLEAGELKWGTDEAQFIFILGRRSRQHLRLVFDEYLKIAGKPIERSIRGELSGDFEKLMLAVVKCIRSKAEYFAERLYKAMKGLGTRDNTLIRIMVSRSEIDMLDIREVFRTKYEKSLYNMIKEDTSGEYKKALLKLCGGDDDAAGEFFPEAAQVAYRMWELSAVKVELRGTVQPAGDFNDDGDAQVLRKAMKGLGTDEGAIIEVLTKRSNAQRQQIIKAYKAHYGRDLLADLKSELSGSLAKLILGLMLTPAQYDAKQLRKAVEGAGTDESVLIEIMATRNNQEIRAINEAYQEAYHKSLEDDLSSDTSGHFKRILVSLAVGNRDEGPENLTQAHEDAKKLADVSSNDSSDSLETRFLSILCTRSYPHLRRVFQEFIKMTNHDVEHAIKKRMSGDVRDAFVAIVRSVKNKPAFFADKLYKSMKGAGTDERTLTRIMISRSEIDLFNIRGEFIDLFDKSLHHMIEKDTSGDYRKALLALCGGED; encoded by the exons GTCTACAGGGGCTCAGTGAAGGATTTCCAGGGCTTTGATGCCAACCAGGATGCAGAGGCCTTGTACAATGCCATGAAGGGATTTG GCAGTGACAAGGAGGCCATCCTCGACCTCATCACCTCCAGGAGCAACAAGCAGCGGGTGGAGATCTGCCAGGCCTACAAGTCCCTCTATGGGAAG gaCCTGATTGCAGACCTGAAGTACGAGCTGACGGGGAAGTTTGAGCGGCTGATTGTGAGCCTGATGCGGCCCCCAGCCTATGGAGATGCCAAAGAGATCAAAGATGCCATCTCG GGCGTCGGCACAGATGAGAAGTGCCTCATTGAGATCCTGGCCTCCCGCACCAACCAGGAGATCCATGACCTGGTGGCTGCCTACAAAGATG CCTATGGGAGAGACCTGGAAGCTGACATAGTTGGAGACACATCAGGCCACTTCAAGAAGATGCTTGTTGTTCTGCTTCAG GGTGCCAGGGAAGAGGACGATGTGGTGAGCGAGGACTTGGTGGAGCAGGATGCCAAG GACCTGCTGGAAGCTGGGGAGCTGAAATGGGGCACAGATGAGGCCCAGTTCATCTTCATCCTTGGCCGGAGGAGCAGGCAGCATCTCCGCCTGG TCTTTGATGAATATCTGAAGATTGCTGGGAAGCCCATTGAGAGGAGCATCCGGGGGGAGCTCTCTGGTGACTTTGAGAAGCTGATGTTGGCCGTGG TGAAGTGCATCAGGAGCAAAGCAGAGTATTTTGCTGAAAGGCTCTACAAGGCCATGAAG GGTCTGGGCACCAGGGACAACACTCTGATCCGCATCATGGTGTCGCGCAGCGAGATCGACATGCTGGACATCCGGGAGGTGTTCAGGACCAAGTATGAGAAATCTCTCTACAACATGATAAAG GAGGACACGTCTGGGGAGTACAAGAAGGCTCTGCTGAAGCTGTGTGGAGGGGATGATGA TGCTGCAGGTGAGTTCTTCCCCGAGGCGGCGCAGGTGGCCTATCGGATGTGGGAGCTTAGTGCGGTCAAAGTAGAG CTGCGAGGAACCGTGCAGCCTGCAGGAGACTTCAATGATGATGGTGATGCACAGGTGCTGAGGAAGGCCATGAAGGGCCTGG GCACGGATGAAGGAGCCATCATAGAGGTGCTGACCAAGAGGAGCAACGCACAGAGGCAACAGATCATAAAGGCTTACAAGGCTCATTATGGCAGG GACCTGTTGGCAGACCTGAAGTCTGAGCTGTCGGGCAGCTTGGCCAAGCTGATCCTCGGGCTGATGCTGACACCAGCTCAGTACGATGCCAAGCAGCTGAGGAAGGCTGTGGAG GGGGCTGGCACAGATGAGAGCGTCCTCATCGAAATCATGGCCACGCGGAACAACCAGGAGATCAGGGCTATCAACGAGGCCTATCAGGAAG CCTACCACAAGAGCCTGGAAGATGACCTGAGCTCTGACACATCGGGGCATTTCAAGAGGATTCTCGTCTCCCTGGCTGTG GGCAACCGCGACGAAGGACCAGAGAACCTCACCCAGGCACACGAAGATGCCAAG AAACTTGCTGATGTGTCCAGCAATGACTCCAGCGACTCCCTGGAGACCCGATTCCTCAGCATCCTCTGCACCCGCAGCTACCCCCACCTCCGCAGAG TGTTCCAGGAGTTCATCAAGATGACCAACCACGACGTGGAGCACGCCATCAAGAAGCGGATGTCGGGAGATGTCCGTGACGCCTTCGTGGCCATCG TCCGGAGTGTGAAGAACAAGCCAGCTTTCTTCGCTGACAAGCTCTACAAGTCCATGAAG GGTGCCGGCACAGATGAGAGGACCCTGACCCGGATCATGATTTCTCGGAGCGAGATTGACCTGTTCAACATCCGGGGCGAGTTCATAGACCTGTTTGACAAATCACTGCACCACATGAttgag AAGGACACCTCTGGCGACTACCGCAAGGCTCTGCTGGCCCTGTGTGGTGGGGAGGACTAG
- the ANXA6 gene encoding annexin A6 isoform X1: MAPQGKVYRGSVKDFQGFDANQDAEALYNAMKGFGSDKEAILDLITSRSNKQRVEICQAYKSLYGKDLIADLKYELTGKFERLIVSLMRPPAYGDAKEIKDAISGVGTDEKCLIEILASRTNQEIHDLVAAYKDAYGRDLEADIVGDTSGHFKKMLVVLLQGAREEDDVVSEDLVEQDAKDLLEAGELKWGTDEAQFIFILGRRSRQHLRLVFDEYLKIAGKPIERSIRGELSGDFEKLMLAVVKCIRSKAEYFAERLYKAMKGLGTRDNTLIRIMVSRSEIDMLDIREVFRTKYEKSLYNMIKEDTSGEYKKALLKLCGGDDDAAGEFFPEAAQVAYRMWELSAVKVELRGTVQPAGDFNDDGDAQVLRKAMKGLGTDEGAIIEVLTKRSNAQRQQIIKAYKAHYGRDLLADLKSELSGSLAKLILGLMLTPAQYDAKQLRKAVEGAGTDESVLIEIMATRNNQEIRAINEAYQEAYHKSLEDDLSSDTSGHFKRILVSLAVGNRDEGPENLTQAHEDAKVVAETLKLADVSSNDSSDSLETRFLSILCTRSYPHLRRVFQEFIKMTNHDVEHAIKKRMSGDVRDAFVAIVRSVKNKPAFFADKLYKSMKGAGTDERTLTRIMISRSEIDLFNIRGEFIDLFDKSLHHMIEKDTSGDYRKALLALCGGED; the protein is encoded by the exons GTCTACAGGGGCTCAGTGAAGGATTTCCAGGGCTTTGATGCCAACCAGGATGCAGAGGCCTTGTACAATGCCATGAAGGGATTTG GCAGTGACAAGGAGGCCATCCTCGACCTCATCACCTCCAGGAGCAACAAGCAGCGGGTGGAGATCTGCCAGGCCTACAAGTCCCTCTATGGGAAG gaCCTGATTGCAGACCTGAAGTACGAGCTGACGGGGAAGTTTGAGCGGCTGATTGTGAGCCTGATGCGGCCCCCAGCCTATGGAGATGCCAAAGAGATCAAAGATGCCATCTCG GGCGTCGGCACAGATGAGAAGTGCCTCATTGAGATCCTGGCCTCCCGCACCAACCAGGAGATCCATGACCTGGTGGCTGCCTACAAAGATG CCTATGGGAGAGACCTGGAAGCTGACATAGTTGGAGACACATCAGGCCACTTCAAGAAGATGCTTGTTGTTCTGCTTCAG GGTGCCAGGGAAGAGGACGATGTGGTGAGCGAGGACTTGGTGGAGCAGGATGCCAAG GACCTGCTGGAAGCTGGGGAGCTGAAATGGGGCACAGATGAGGCCCAGTTCATCTTCATCCTTGGCCGGAGGAGCAGGCAGCATCTCCGCCTGG TCTTTGATGAATATCTGAAGATTGCTGGGAAGCCCATTGAGAGGAGCATCCGGGGGGAGCTCTCTGGTGACTTTGAGAAGCTGATGTTGGCCGTGG TGAAGTGCATCAGGAGCAAAGCAGAGTATTTTGCTGAAAGGCTCTACAAGGCCATGAAG GGTCTGGGCACCAGGGACAACACTCTGATCCGCATCATGGTGTCGCGCAGCGAGATCGACATGCTGGACATCCGGGAGGTGTTCAGGACCAAGTATGAGAAATCTCTCTACAACATGATAAAG GAGGACACGTCTGGGGAGTACAAGAAGGCTCTGCTGAAGCTGTGTGGAGGGGATGATGA TGCTGCAGGTGAGTTCTTCCCCGAGGCGGCGCAGGTGGCCTATCGGATGTGGGAGCTTAGTGCGGTCAAAGTAGAG CTGCGAGGAACCGTGCAGCCTGCAGGAGACTTCAATGATGATGGTGATGCACAGGTGCTGAGGAAGGCCATGAAGGGCCTGG GCACGGATGAAGGAGCCATCATAGAGGTGCTGACCAAGAGGAGCAACGCACAGAGGCAACAGATCATAAAGGCTTACAAGGCTCATTATGGCAGG GACCTGTTGGCAGACCTGAAGTCTGAGCTGTCGGGCAGCTTGGCCAAGCTGATCCTCGGGCTGATGCTGACACCAGCTCAGTACGATGCCAAGCAGCTGAGGAAGGCTGTGGAG GGGGCTGGCACAGATGAGAGCGTCCTCATCGAAATCATGGCCACGCGGAACAACCAGGAGATCAGGGCTATCAACGAGGCCTATCAGGAAG CCTACCACAAGAGCCTGGAAGATGACCTGAGCTCTGACACATCGGGGCATTTCAAGAGGATTCTCGTCTCCCTGGCTGTG GGCAACCGCGACGAAGGACCAGAGAACCTCACCCAGGCACACGAAGATGCCAAG GTTGTTGCTGAGACCCTG AAACTTGCTGATGTGTCCAGCAATGACTCCAGCGACTCCCTGGAGACCCGATTCCTCAGCATCCTCTGCACCCGCAGCTACCCCCACCTCCGCAGAG TGTTCCAGGAGTTCATCAAGATGACCAACCACGACGTGGAGCACGCCATCAAGAAGCGGATGTCGGGAGATGTCCGTGACGCCTTCGTGGCCATCG TCCGGAGTGTGAAGAACAAGCCAGCTTTCTTCGCTGACAAGCTCTACAAGTCCATGAAG GGTGCCGGCACAGATGAGAGGACCCTGACCCGGATCATGATTTCTCGGAGCGAGATTGACCTGTTCAACATCCGGGGCGAGTTCATAGACCTGTTTGACAAATCACTGCACCACATGAttgag AAGGACACCTCTGGCGACTACCGCAAGGCTCTGCTGGCCCTGTGTGGTGGGGAGGACTAG